One window from the genome of Micromonospora aurantiaca ATCC 27029 encodes:
- a CDS encoding PQQ-dependent sugar dehydrogenase has protein sequence MSPRLAYPRVSRLRTALAASCAALLLGAAGCALGEPEPDPAGAPPNLPTPSGTASPGGAGQQVVATVLAKGLEVPWGIAFLPDGGALVTERDKGRILQVGPESGPDGLAVRPVQTVPDVAAGGEGGLLGIAVSPAYAKDRTVFVYYTAEDDNRIAKMQLGQAPKPILTGIPKSGTHNGGGLGFGPDGHLYASTGDAGRTENAQDAKSLGGKILRITPDGKPAPGNPTAGSPVWSTGHRNVQGFAWTPDKKMYAVEFGQNTWDEINQINKGGNYGWPRVEGRGDDKRYMNPITQWPTGDASCSGLAAADRLLVAACLRGQRLWLVELAGNGTVLGQPRDLLNGRHGRLRAVAAAPDGSLWVSTSNRDGRGTPTAEDDRLLRLVFADGGAGRS, from the coding sequence GTGAGCCCGCGTCTTGCGTACCCCCGTGTCAGCCGCCTCCGGACGGCGCTGGCGGCGTCCTGCGCGGCGCTGCTCCTGGGCGCCGCCGGCTGCGCCCTCGGCGAGCCCGAGCCGGACCCGGCCGGCGCACCGCCCAACCTGCCCACACCGTCCGGCACCGCGAGCCCCGGCGGGGCCGGTCAGCAGGTTGTCGCCACCGTGCTGGCCAAGGGGCTGGAGGTGCCGTGGGGCATCGCGTTCCTGCCCGACGGCGGGGCGCTTGTCACCGAGCGGGACAAGGGACGGATCCTCCAGGTCGGCCCGGAGTCCGGCCCAGACGGGCTGGCCGTCCGGCCGGTCCAGACCGTGCCGGATGTGGCCGCCGGCGGCGAGGGCGGCCTGCTGGGCATCGCGGTCTCCCCCGCGTACGCCAAGGACCGCACGGTCTTCGTCTACTACACGGCCGAGGACGACAACCGGATCGCGAAGATGCAGCTCGGGCAGGCGCCGAAGCCGATCCTGACCGGCATCCCGAAGTCCGGCACGCACAACGGCGGCGGGCTCGGCTTCGGCCCGGACGGCCACCTCTACGCGAGCACCGGCGACGCGGGGCGCACCGAGAACGCCCAGGACGCCAAGAGCCTCGGCGGCAAGATCCTCCGGATCACGCCGGACGGCAAGCCTGCGCCGGGCAACCCCACCGCCGGGTCGCCGGTCTGGTCGACGGGCCACCGCAACGTCCAGGGCTTCGCCTGGACGCCGGACAAGAAGATGTACGCGGTGGAGTTCGGCCAGAACACCTGGGACGAGATCAACCAGATCAACAAGGGCGGGAACTACGGCTGGCCCCGGGTCGAGGGGCGCGGCGACGACAAGCGCTACATGAACCCGATCACACAGTGGCCCACCGGTGACGCCTCCTGTTCCGGCCTGGCGGCGGCGGACCGTCTGCTCGTCGCCGCCTGCCTGCGCGGCCAGCGACTCTGGCTGGTGGAGCTGGCCGGCAACGGCACAGTCCTCGGTCAGCCGCGCGACCTGCTCAACGGCCGGCACGGTCGGCTACGGGCCGTCGCGGCGGCGCCGGACGGCTCGCTCTGGGTGAGCACGTCGAACCGGGACGGGCGGGGTACGCCCACCGCCGAGGACGACCGCCTCCTGCGGCTCGTCTTCGCCGACGGGGGCGCCGGCCGGAGCTGA
- a CDS encoding SpoIIE family protein phosphatase: MSEDGRGRVSVPIPALADPDRLRSLDETRLDAVPDEAFDRFARLVGDLLDVPVALVSLVDAERQFFPGATGLPEPWAARRETPLSHSFCQHVVDIEMPLVLPDARLYPRVRLNLAIEDLGVVAYAGMPLTDLEGRVLGSLCAIDSKPRAWTKEQLRTLADLAAACSSELRLRIAVRGAEQARRRAEEAHDRLAMLAGMSEMLGGTLDVATAVDRLGHAMVPLLADWCLITLVDPAGRPRTVTGVHRDAEREADLTRFAELLTTGLSAESQIRSVLRTGRPVVRAVADLDDVARGTTRPELVPLADRLGIGSHLTVPITAAGDRVIGAVTLVNRQGRRGFDASDLRTAQDIGVRAGQAVGNSRLYGEQRHVAEVLQHSMLPSLPAVPGIELAARYLPAADRVEVGGDWYDAFVQPDGELIAAIGDVAGHDIEAAATMGQLRNLVRGNAYGRNDPVEDLVAHLDQAMGGLRVPTVATAVLARVRPADDGLRVSWCNAGHPPPLLVRADGTVSVAEGRGPLLGLARPPRRTGRTLTLAPGDTLLLHTDGLIERRDQPIDEGQAELLAHLEAGGPGVPLDLLCDRLLAAAHRREDDVALLALRAG, from the coding sequence ATGAGCGAGGACGGCCGGGGACGGGTGTCCGTGCCGATTCCGGCGCTCGCCGACCCCGACCGGTTGCGTTCACTCGACGAGACCCGGCTCGACGCCGTACCGGACGAGGCGTTCGACAGGTTCGCGCGTCTGGTCGGCGACCTGCTGGACGTGCCTGTCGCACTCGTCTCCCTGGTGGACGCCGAGCGCCAGTTCTTTCCCGGCGCGACCGGCCTGCCGGAGCCGTGGGCGGCCCGCCGGGAGACGCCGCTGAGCCACTCGTTCTGCCAGCACGTCGTCGACATCGAGATGCCGCTGGTGCTGCCCGACGCCCGTCTCTACCCGCGCGTACGCCTCAACCTGGCCATCGAGGATCTGGGCGTGGTGGCGTACGCGGGCATGCCGCTGACCGACCTGGAGGGGCGGGTGCTCGGCTCGCTCTGCGCGATCGACAGCAAGCCCCGGGCCTGGACGAAGGAGCAGCTGCGGACGCTCGCCGACCTGGCTGCCGCGTGCTCCTCGGAGCTGCGACTGCGTATCGCGGTCCGCGGCGCCGAGCAGGCCCGCCGCCGCGCCGAGGAGGCGCACGACCGGCTCGCCATGCTGGCCGGGATGAGCGAGATGCTCGGCGGCACGCTCGACGTGGCCACCGCCGTGGACCGGCTCGGGCACGCGATGGTGCCGCTGCTCGCCGACTGGTGCCTGATCACGCTCGTCGACCCGGCGGGCCGGCCGCGCACCGTCACCGGCGTGCACCGGGACGCCGAGCGCGAGGCCGACCTGACCCGCTTCGCCGAGTTGCTGACCACCGGGCTCAGCGCGGAGTCGCAGATCCGGTCGGTGCTGCGTACCGGGCGGCCGGTGGTGCGCGCAGTGGCCGACCTGGACGACGTGGCGCGCGGCACGACGCGCCCGGAGCTGGTGCCGCTCGCCGACCGTCTCGGCATCGGTTCCCACCTGACCGTGCCGATCACCGCCGCCGGGGACCGGGTGATCGGCGCCGTCACGCTCGTCAACCGTCAGGGGCGGCGTGGTTTCGACGCCAGCGACCTGCGCACCGCGCAGGACATCGGGGTACGCGCCGGACAGGCGGTCGGCAACAGCCGCCTCTACGGGGAGCAGCGGCACGTCGCCGAGGTGCTCCAGCACAGCATGCTGCCGAGCCTGCCGGCCGTGCCCGGAATCGAGCTGGCCGCCCGCTACCTGCCGGCCGCCGACCGGGTGGAGGTGGGCGGCGACTGGTACGACGCGTTCGTCCAGCCCGACGGCGAGCTGATCGCCGCGATCGGCGACGTCGCCGGGCACGACATCGAGGCGGCGGCCACCATGGGCCAGTTGCGCAACCTGGTGCGGGGCAACGCGTACGGGCGTAACGACCCGGTGGAGGATCTGGTTGCCCACCTCGACCAGGCCATGGGCGGGCTGCGGGTGCCCACCGTCGCCACCGCCGTGCTGGCCCGGGTCCGCCCGGCCGACGACGGGCTGAGGGTCTCCTGGTGCAACGCGGGGCACCCGCCGCCGTTGCTGGTCCGCGCCGACGGCACGGTCTCCGTGGCGGAGGGTCGCGGGCCGCTGCTCGGGCTGGCCCGGCCGCCCCGGCGTACCGGCCGGACGCTGACCCTGGCACCGGGCGACACGCTGCTGCTGCACACCGACGGGTTGATCGAGCGCCGGGACCAGCCGATCGACGAGGGACAGGCCGAGTTGCTCGCCCACCTCGAGGCCGGCGGGCCGGGCGTACCGCTGGACCTGCTCTGCGACCGGCTGCTCGCCGCCGCGCACCGGCGCGAGGACGACGTCGCCCTGCTCGCGCTGCGGGCCGGCTGA
- a CDS encoding 2-hydroxyacid dehydrogenase: protein MKVWIPHPEGRRLLGELPPGVTVELLDDPRRLPSSPSGVRFWVPPFLSGPDAGALLAELPDVEVVQLLSAGADAWVGRIPDGVTLCDARGVHDSPTAEWVVAAILSSLRGFAPLARAQARREWAYDEVAPTDELAGKRVLIVGAGSIGTAVRDRLAPFEVSFTLVARTPRPDQGVHGVDELPALLPEADVVVLLVPLTEQTRGMVDERFLAAMPDGALLVNAARGPVARTSALVAELTSGRLRAAMDVTDPEPLPADHPLWELPNVLLTPHVAGSVRGLLPRAYRLVGEQLRRYVAGEELTNRVVDGY, encoded by the coding sequence GTGAAGGTATGGATCCCGCACCCGGAGGGCCGCCGGCTGCTCGGCGAGCTGCCGCCCGGCGTCACCGTGGAGCTGCTGGACGATCCGCGGCGGCTTCCGTCGTCCCCGTCCGGGGTGCGGTTCTGGGTGCCACCGTTCCTGTCCGGCCCGGACGCCGGGGCGCTCCTCGCCGAGCTGCCCGACGTCGAGGTGGTGCAACTGCTCTCCGCCGGGGCGGACGCCTGGGTGGGGCGGATCCCCGACGGCGTGACGCTCTGCGACGCCCGGGGCGTGCACGACTCACCCACCGCCGAATGGGTGGTCGCCGCGATCCTCTCCTCGCTGCGCGGATTCGCGCCGCTGGCCCGTGCGCAGGCCCGGCGCGAGTGGGCGTACGACGAGGTGGCGCCCACCGACGAACTGGCCGGTAAGCGGGTGCTGATCGTCGGCGCGGGCTCGATCGGCACCGCGGTACGCGACCGGCTCGCCCCGTTCGAGGTGAGCTTCACGCTCGTGGCCCGTACGCCGCGACCCGACCAGGGCGTGCACGGGGTGGACGAGTTGCCCGCGCTGCTGCCCGAGGCGGACGTGGTGGTTCTCCTGGTGCCGCTGACCGAGCAGACCCGGGGCATGGTCGACGAGCGCTTCCTCGCCGCGATGCCTGACGGCGCGCTGCTCGTCAACGCCGCCCGCGGTCCGGTGGCACGTACCTCGGCGCTTGTGGCCGAGCTGACCTCGGGCCGCCTGCGCGCGGCGATGGACGTCACCGACCCGGAGCCGCTGCCCGCCGACCATCCCCTGTGGGAGCTGCCGAACGTGTTGCTCACCCCGCACGTCGCCGGCTCGGTACGCGGGCTGCTGCCCCGCGCGTACCGCCTCGTGGGCGAGCAGTTGCGCCGGTACGTGGCCGGGGAGGAGCTGACGAACCGGGTGGTCGACGGCTACTGA
- a CDS encoding transketolase-like TK C-terminal-containing protein, with protein sequence MNQHDLDVLGEIQRRVLWLATRIVDAANHDRDTGDGVKVGGHQASSASLVTAMTALWFHHLDAEDRVAVKPHASPVFHAIQYLLGNLDRSYLPKLRARGGLQSYPSRTKDPDEVDFSTGSVGLGAAAPLFAAVTRRYVDAHFGARPHSRFVAIIGDAELDEGNIWEAVADPATTGLGNVMWLVDFNRQSLDRVVPGIRINQWRGQFEAAGWHVVEVKYGRKLAEAYARPGGAALRDWIDRMPNEQYQSLFGLAGPALRKQFLDGAPAEVAAFVADIGDDELGPLVTDLGGHDAQAMLDAYAQCDAVTDRPSVVFAYTVKGWGLPIAGNPRNHSALLTTEQVDTLRAAHGLTPETEWDRLDPATPAGIRAGERREALSRAPRERALGVTVPETTRVRANKPVSTQEVFGRVLVDLARDPQVAPYLVTTAPDVATSTNLAGFINKTGVFAPTEQRSWTEDRMLRWTESPAGQHIELGISEMNLFLLLGQLGLSWDLSGQPLLPVGTVYDPFVLRGLDAFLYGTYSGSRFVVAGTPSGITLAPEGGAHQSTITASVGLELPGVTFLEPAYAGSLDWLLCDALGQIAGGSAPAATAAPAEDGAYYFRLSTRPIDQAPFEAARARLGDAVLRRQVVAGAYRLVDAHQAYPDLADAPVVQLAASGAVLPEVLAAAAELAEEGVAAHVVDVTSLDRLYRAWQRTLRQGVRTATVPSVPGALRSAFADRVPVVTVHDAASHAMAWLGSAVGAPAVPLGVDEFGQSGSVRELYELHDLLPGSIVNAALAAIALR encoded by the coding sequence GTGAACCAGCACGACCTCGACGTCCTCGGCGAGATCCAGCGCCGGGTGCTCTGGCTCGCCACCCGCATCGTCGACGCGGCCAACCACGACCGCGACACCGGTGACGGGGTAAAGGTCGGCGGCCACCAGGCGTCAAGCGCCTCCCTGGTCACCGCGATGACAGCGCTCTGGTTCCACCACTTGGACGCCGAGGACCGGGTGGCGGTGAAGCCGCACGCCTCGCCGGTGTTCCACGCGATCCAGTACCTGCTCGGCAACCTCGACAGGTCGTACCTGCCGAAGCTGCGGGCACGCGGTGGGCTCCAGTCGTACCCGTCACGCACCAAGGACCCGGACGAGGTGGACTTCTCCACCGGCTCGGTCGGCCTGGGCGCCGCCGCGCCGCTGTTCGCCGCCGTCACCCGCCGCTACGTAGACGCGCACTTCGGCGCGCGCCCGCACTCCCGGTTCGTCGCCATCATCGGTGACGCCGAGCTGGACGAGGGCAACATCTGGGAGGCGGTCGCCGACCCGGCAACCACCGGGCTCGGCAACGTGATGTGGCTCGTCGACTTCAACCGCCAGTCGCTGGACCGGGTCGTACCCGGCATCCGGATCAACCAGTGGCGCGGCCAGTTCGAGGCGGCCGGCTGGCACGTCGTGGAGGTCAAGTACGGCCGCAAGCTGGCCGAGGCGTACGCCCGGCCCGGCGGCGCGGCGCTGCGCGACTGGATCGACCGGATGCCCAACGAGCAGTACCAGTCGCTGTTCGGGCTGGCCGGGCCGGCGCTGCGCAAGCAGTTCCTGGACGGCGCGCCAGCCGAGGTGGCCGCGTTCGTCGCCGACATCGGCGACGACGAGCTGGGCCCGCTCGTCACCGACCTGGGCGGGCACGACGCGCAGGCCATGCTCGACGCCTACGCCCAGTGCGACGCCGTCACCGACCGGCCCAGCGTCGTCTTCGCGTACACGGTCAAGGGCTGGGGCCTGCCGATCGCCGGCAACCCACGCAACCACTCGGCGCTGCTCACCACCGAGCAGGTCGACACGTTGCGCGCCGCGCACGGCCTGACCCCGGAGACCGAGTGGGACCGTCTCGACCCGGCGACACCGGCCGGCATCCGGGCCGGCGAGCGCCGGGAGGCGCTGTCCCGCGCGCCGCGCGAGCGGGCGCTGGGCGTCACCGTTCCGGAGACCACGAGGGTACGCGCGAACAAGCCCGTCTCCACCCAGGAGGTCTTCGGCCGGGTGCTGGTCGACCTGGCCCGCGATCCGCAGGTTGCGCCCTACCTGGTGACGACCGCGCCGGACGTGGCCACCTCGACCAACCTGGCCGGGTTCATCAACAAGACGGGCGTCTTCGCACCGACCGAGCAGCGTTCCTGGACCGAGGACCGGATGCTGCGCTGGACCGAGAGCCCCGCCGGGCAGCACATCGAGCTGGGCATCTCGGAGATGAACCTGTTCCTGCTTCTCGGCCAGCTCGGCCTGTCGTGGGACCTGTCCGGCCAGCCGCTGCTGCCGGTGGGCACCGTCTACGACCCGTTCGTGCTGCGCGGTCTCGACGCGTTCCTGTACGGCACGTACTCCGGTTCCCGGTTCGTGGTGGCAGGCACCCCGTCCGGCATCACGCTGGCTCCGGAGGGCGGCGCGCACCAGTCCACCATCACCGCGTCGGTCGGCCTGGAGCTGCCGGGGGTGACGTTCCTGGAGCCCGCGTACGCCGGCAGCCTCGACTGGCTGCTCTGCGACGCGCTCGGGCAGATCGCCGGTGGCTCCGCTCCGGCCGCGACAGCCGCGCCGGCCGAGGACGGGGCCTACTACTTCCGGCTCAGCACCCGGCCGATCGACCAGGCGCCGTTCGAGGCGGCCCGGGCGCGGCTCGGGGACGCCGTGCTGCGGCGGCAGGTGGTGGCCGGCGCGTACCGGCTCGTCGACGCGCACCAGGCGTACCCCGATCTGGCTGACGCCCCGGTCGTGCAGCTCGCCGCCTCCGGCGCGGTGCTGCCGGAGGTGCTCGCGGCCGCCGCGGAGCTGGCGGAGGAGGGCGTGGCCGCGCACGTGGTCGACGTGACCAGCCTGGACCGCCTCTACCGGGCGTGGCAGCGGACGCTGCGACAGGGTGTGCGGACCGCAACCGTGCCGAGCGTGCCAGGCGCGCTGCGGTCGGCGTTCGCCGACCGGGTGCCGGTGGTCACCGTGCACGACGCGGCCTCGCACGCGATGGCCTGGCTCGGCTCGGCGGTCGGTGCTCCGGCGGTGCCGCTCGGGGTGGACGAGTTCGGCCAGTCCGGCAGTGTCCGGGAGCTGTACGAGCTGCACGACCTGCTGCCCGGCAGCATCGTCAACGCAGCGCTGGCCGCGATCGCGCTGCGCTGA
- a CDS encoding metallophosphoesterase family protein — MDGHENEQHRSGDETSPERGRARRLTAWRPGHRLRRLGVVLALLAVTLGGIVIGTYAGGHVGTDIGPFRAELKLSPSLSGGTTVDIPPLGALLLDSHDGPAYLTVEVGSLDQGRTEALIDDPASISRASQSAVQDVRDGVMRLGLRTLASVVLATLLLAALVFRDVRRTAWAGGLALVVTAGSLGMAASTLRPQAIEEPRYEGLLVNAPAIVGDARRIANDYTKYAEQLQRLVGNVSKLYTTVSALPVVQPSPGTTRVLHVSDIHLNPTGWQLIRTVVEQFGIDVVVDTGDMTDWGSEPEASFVGSIGLLKKPYVFIRGNHDSPRTAAAVAQQPNAIVLNNSVTTVGGLTIAGIGDPRFTPDKETSPAGSGLTSAVADQVIGAGEQLAATIDKSPRKVDIALIHDPASAGPLSGDCPLVLSGHTHSRQVSKLPQVEGKQPTTLMVQGSTGGAGLRGLEGEKPTPLTMTVLYFDQQKLLQAYDEITVGGTGQSQVNLERHVIRDPAKGDQVPVTPTPTRGPSESPSPGTTTLSPTPTS, encoded by the coding sequence ATGGACGGCCACGAGAACGAACAGCACCGCTCCGGGGACGAGACGTCTCCGGAGCGCGGGCGCGCCCGCCGCCTGACGGCGTGGCGGCCCGGTCACCGGCTGCGCCGGCTGGGTGTCGTGCTGGCTCTGCTCGCGGTCACGCTCGGCGGCATCGTGATCGGCACGTACGCGGGCGGCCACGTCGGCACCGACATCGGCCCGTTCCGGGCCGAACTGAAACTCAGCCCGTCGCTGTCCGGCGGCACCACCGTCGACATCCCGCCGCTGGGCGCGCTGCTGCTGGACAGCCACGACGGCCCGGCGTACCTCACAGTCGAGGTGGGCTCGCTGGACCAGGGGCGCACCGAGGCGCTCATCGACGACCCGGCCAGCATCAGCCGGGCCAGCCAGTCCGCCGTCCAGGACGTCCGCGACGGCGTGATGCGGCTCGGGCTGCGTACGCTCGCCTCGGTCGTGCTCGCAACGCTGCTGCTGGCCGCGCTCGTCTTCCGGGACGTCCGGCGCACCGCGTGGGCCGGCGGCCTGGCGCTGGTCGTGACCGCCGGCAGCCTCGGGATGGCCGCGAGCACGCTGCGTCCGCAGGCGATCGAGGAGCCGCGGTACGAGGGCCTGCTGGTCAACGCGCCGGCGATCGTCGGTGACGCGCGGCGGATCGCGAACGACTACACCAAGTACGCCGAGCAGCTCCAACGGCTGGTCGGCAACGTCAGCAAGCTCTACACCACGGTCTCCGCCCTGCCCGTGGTGCAGCCGTCGCCCGGCACCACACGGGTGCTGCACGTGTCGGACATCCACCTCAACCCGACCGGCTGGCAGCTGATCCGTACCGTGGTCGAGCAGTTCGGCATCGACGTGGTGGTCGACACCGGCGACATGACCGACTGGGGCAGCGAGCCGGAGGCGTCGTTCGTCGGGTCGATCGGCCTGCTCAAGAAGCCGTACGTGTTCATCCGCGGCAACCACGACTCGCCGCGCACCGCCGCCGCGGTGGCGCAGCAGCCGAACGCGATCGTGCTGAACAACTCGGTCACCACAGTGGGTGGGCTGACCATCGCGGGCATCGGCGACCCCCGCTTCACCCCCGACAAGGAGACCTCACCGGCCGGCAGCGGCCTCACCTCGGCCGTCGCCGACCAGGTGATCGGCGCCGGCGAACAGCTCGCCGCCACGATCGACAAGTCGCCGCGCAAGGTCGACATCGCGCTCATCCACGACCCCGCCTCGGCCGGCCCGCTCTCCGGCGACTGCCCGCTCGTGCTCTCCGGGCACACCCACTCCCGGCAGGTGTCGAAGCTGCCGCAGGTGGAGGGCAAGCAGCCGACCACGCTGATGGTGCAGGGCTCCACCGGTGGGGCCGGGCTGCGCGGCCTGGAGGGCGAGAAGCCGACTCCGCTGACCATGACTGTGCTCTACTTCGACCAGCAGAAGCTGCTCCAGGCGTACGACGAGATCACTGTGGGCGGCACCGGGCAGTCGCAGGTCAACCTGGAGCGGCACGTCATCCGCGACCCGGCGAAGGGCGACCAGGTGCCGGTCACCCCGACCCCGACCCGCGGCCCGTCGGAGTCGCCGTCGCCGGGCACGACCACGCTGAGCCCCACCCCCACGAGCTGA
- a CDS encoding PH domain-containing protein encodes MSRADTVRFRHNQAILVAAIVAFIGALPLASARWWLLWVLLVPLAVAVWAWRAGTDADARELRLRALVGQRRVPWNQVAELAGDPRGRAVARLDDGEVVMLPAVRATELPRLIAVTGQELPDTGSDH; translated from the coding sequence GTGAGCCGCGCCGATACCGTCCGTTTCCGTCACAACCAGGCCATCCTGGTCGCCGCGATCGTCGCCTTCATCGGCGCGCTGCCGCTGGCCTCCGCCCGCTGGTGGCTGCTCTGGGTGCTGCTCGTGCCGCTCGCCGTCGCGGTCTGGGCGTGGCGGGCCGGCACCGACGCCGATGCCCGGGAGCTGCGGCTGCGGGCGCTCGTCGGGCAGCGCCGGGTGCCGTGGAACCAGGTCGCCGAACTCGCCGGTGACCCCCGCGGCCGGGCGGTGGCCCGGCTCGACGACGGCGAAGTGGTGATGCTGCCGGCGGTACGCGCCACCGAACTGCCCCGGCTGATCGCCGTCACGGGGCAGGAGCTGCCGGACACCGGCAGCGATCATTGA